The genomic window GGGCCGTTCTCCAGCGGAAGGCCCTCGATCCGGGCTAACCTTCACCCCAGGAGGCCGCCATGCCCTATGTGAACATCCGCATCACCCGCGAAGGCGCCACTTCCGAGCAGAAGGCCCGGCTCATCCAGGGTGCCACCCAGCTCCTGGTGGAGGTGCTCGGCAAGAACCCCCAGACCACGGTGGTGGTCATCGACGAGGTGGAGACCGACAACTGGGGCATCGGCGGAGAGTCCGTCACCGTGCGGCGAAAGCGAGGGCAGTAGCCCCCGGGGCTTGTGCATCCCCCCGCCCCCCACCATACTCAACCTCCGCTTCAACTGAACCCTCGAGGGGGCGAAGGGGAGCAACACCACACACGGGGGTGACCGGTTTCGACAGGTCGTGATCCGGGTGTCCGGTGCAGGCGGGGGTTGGACGGCTGGCCCCCTCATCAAGCCGCCCACATCAAACTGCCAACGATAACTTCGAACTGGCTCTCGCTGCCTAGGGCAACCTAGGCTCCGAGCGAGTACTCGCGATCTCTGGGTAGCGGGCTCGTTAAACCTCCGAAAGGGTGGCTTCGGCCTGCCGGACGGAGGCACCAGATAGGCTGCCGCGACGCCCCCTGACGGCGGCCGAAATCCAGGAGGCAAGCGTCCCGAGCGGCTCGTCCGTTCCCCGCCGGGAGGCTCCAAGAACGGACCAAGCCTGTGGATGAACCGCCAACCGGCATGTCTTGGACGTGGGTTCGACTCCCACCACCTCCACCAAACAAAGGGACCCGTGAGGGTCCCTTTGTTTGGTGGAGGTGGTGGGAAGCATAAGATCGCCAAATGGACACCTTATGCTTCCTAATCTGGTACGGACATTTTACGCTTCCCAACCATCCTGGTGGCACTGGGATGACTGGACCAATTGCCCCGACCAAAGGCCTCTTACGAGTGAAGCGAACCGGCCCCGCCTGCACCGAGGCGCGGAGCGGAGCCGAGAAAGCGAGAAGCTGAGAGAGAACGGAAGGCAATGCAGGCGGGGTCCGAGTTGAGCTGAG from Geothrix sp. includes these protein-coding regions:
- a CDS encoding 4-oxalocrotonate tautomerase family protein, whose translation is MPYVNIRITREGATSEQKARLIQGATQLLVEVLGKNPQTTVVVIDEVETDNWGIGGESVTVRRKRGQ